The following are encoded together in the Citrus sinensis cultivar Valencia sweet orange chromosome 1, DVS_A1.0, whole genome shotgun sequence genome:
- the LOC127900057 gene encoding uncharacterized protein LOC127900057, whose protein sequence is MRYIGHPNKKVARASHSMFVGFISSGKDSNQDERVSLKEQLVFYYMERSLAEYPGTTLFKGMASGVVALVRHLPTGSPAIFYCINSLVVKADRLYGEVFAYKADIWKNWQGESEPCKEIIEVLLRLISLVDIQASNCLIISLYTL, encoded by the exons ATGAG GTATATAGGACATCCAAATAAAAAGGTAGCTCGAGCTTCACATTCTATGTTTGTGGGATTCATCTCTTCAGGGAAGGATTCTAACCAAGATGAAAGAGTCTCATTGAAGGAGCAActtgttttttattacatgGAGAGATCTTTAGCG GAATATCCTGGCACTACTCTGTTTAAAGGTATGGCTTCTGGGGTTGTGGCCTTGGTTCGACATCTTCCTACTGGAAGTCCAGCCATATTTTATTGTATCAACAGTCTTGTTGTAAAAGCTGATAGGCTCTATGGTGAAGTGTTTGCTTACAAGGCTGATATATGGAAAAACTGGCAAGGAGAGTCAGAACCTTGTAAGGAAATCATAGAGGTTCTTTTACGGCTCATTTCTCTAGTTGATATACAGGCAAGTAATTGTCTAATAATATCACTTTACACACTTTAA